A single region of the Montipora capricornis isolate CH-2021 chromosome 13, ASM3666992v2, whole genome shotgun sequence genome encodes:
- the LOC138030761 gene encoding uncharacterized protein F54H12.2-like: MSVELFTMPSTDITVDSYRMIPYSAAMTGIVPITFTVPGLDEFIDLGRSFFEIELKLNSASTNGIVTDANSASDANNTKFVYVTNNLAHGLFKQINLRLGGVLMSEQTDTYMYKAFIETLLNYSRDEGDTLLAPQGWVNYLNVEEQLAAAGGDDDISTTAGWAHNNTNPLKTATKLFYGNNKAAMIMYPHLAAMRTGRLLVPRVEMVMELFCNTPDFFLFGTKTSGTGVKRYVTLGAGDIKVTFHLCRVNLNVSVGNELMAKIDVKGQMANYPMVKSQIRTFSFDGKTTLWTEDQIFTGRLPDRLVVGLLDSKAFNGDLEYYPYAFQDFGVKSIRQLVGGEEYPYPTLELNGTNTRKDWLGYQRVLEASGSLANHRPHLIQPGDWGYGKNCTLFMFNNVPSGNADSPYHRNPKQKGKLRLEIRFNAAPDKNITILVFGEFEDNFQAGANGAVLYQKYE; encoded by the coding sequence ATGAGTGTGGAACTGTTTACCATGCCGTCGACGGACATCACGGTCGATTCGTACCGGATGATCCCGTACAGTGCCGCCATGACGGGTATCGTACCCATCACCTTTACCGTTCCCGGTTTGGACGAATTTATCGATTTGGGACGCAGTTTTTTCGAAATCGAACTGAAATTGAATTCGGCGTCGACCAACGGTATCGTGACCGATGCCAACAGTGCCTCGGATGCCAACAACACCAAGTTTGTGTACGTCACCAACAATCTGGCCCACGGTCTCTTCAAACAGATCAATCTACGACTGGGTGGTGTGTTGATGAGCGAACAGACCGATACGTACATGTACAAGGCTTTCATCGAGACCCTCTTGAATTACAGTCGAGACGAAGGCGATACGTTGTTGGCCCCTCAAGGTTGGGTGAATTACCTGAACGTGGAAGAACAGCTGGCAGCCGCGGGAGGCGACGACGACATTTCCACCACCGCCGGATGGGCGCACAATAATACGAATCCTCTGAAGACGGCCACCAAACTGTTTTACGGCAACAACAAAGCCGCCATGATCATGTATCCTCATCTGGCCGCCATGCGAACAGGACGTTTGTTGGTCCCTCGCGTAGAAATGGTGATGGAACTGTTTTGCAACACCCCGGACTTTTTCCTGTTTGGGACCAAGACCAGTGGGACCGGGGTCAAAAGATACGTCACGTTGGGTGCAGGGGATATCAAAGTCACCTTTCATCTATGTCGCGTCAACCTGAACGTGAGTGTGGGCAACGAACTGATGGCCAAGATCGATGTGAAAGGTCAAATGGCCAATTATCCCATGGTCAAAAGTCAAATCCGAACCTTCTCGTTCGATGGCAAGACCACCTTGTGGACCGAAGACCAAATATTTACCGGCCGTCTTCCCGATCGTTTGGTCGTCGGACTGCTGGATAGCAAAGCGTTTAATGGGGATTTGGAATATTACCCGTACGCCTTCCAAGATTTTGGAGTGAAGAGTATTCGTCAACTGGTAGGTGGGGAAGAATATCCCTATCCAACGTTGGAATTGAATGGCACCAATACGCGGAAAGACTGGTTGGGCTATCAACGTGTCTTGGAAGCCAGCGGTTCCCTAGCCAATCATCGTCCTCACCTGATTCAGCCAGGAGATTGGGGCTACGGCAAGAATTGCACTTTGTTCATGTTTAACAATGTACCCAGCGGGAATGCCGATTCACCGTATCATCGAAATCCCAAACAAAAAGGCAAGCTGCGTCTGGAAATCCGATTTAATGCCGCTCCCGACAAGAACATCACCATTCTGGTGTTTGGCGAATTCGAAGACAACTTCCAAGCCGGTGCCAACGGAGCCGTCCTGTATCAAAAGTACGAGTGa
- the LOC138030762 gene encoding uncharacterized protein: MIRQPSSTMIVGPSGSGKTQLTEALLTEGDVFEGGRTKPCHYCYAVWQPRFERMKGRGIRFHEGIPDISDLRQWFGKSGGGILVLDDLMDEGGNDKRVLDLFTRESHHRNITVLYLCQDLFPPGKYAKTISRNAHYLFVFKNPRDQSGFRALTLQAFPDRWRDVLRLFERCTQRPYGYIMMDLHPASDDRYRLFSCVTPSDGPTQVWKRE, translated from the coding sequence AtgatacggcaacccagtagtACGATGATCGTCGGTCCCTCGGGGAGTGGCAAGACGCAATTGACCGAAGCCCTCTTGACAGAAGGTGATGTCTTTGAAGGAGGTCGGACCAAACCGTGTCATTACTGTTATGCCGTATGGCAACCGCGTTTCGAACGGATGAAAGGTCGTGGGATCCGATTTCACGAAGGAATCCCTGACATTTCGGATCTTCGACAATGGTTTGGAAAAAGTGGTGGCGGGATCCTGGTCTTGGACGATCTCATGGACGAAGGTGGGAACGACAAACGCGTGTTGGACCTATTCACCCGAGAATCGCATCATCGGAACATTACGGTGTTGTATTTGTGTCAAGACTTATTTCCACCCGGCAAGTATGCCAAGACCATCTCCAGGAATGCCCATTATCTCTTCGTGTTCAAGAATCCTAGAGATCAATCGGGATTTCGGGCCTTGACGTTACAAGCCTTTCCCGATCGATGGCGTGACGTGCTTCGTCTCTTCGAGAGGTGTACGCAACGCCCGTACGGGTATATAATGATGGATCTTCATCCCGCTTCAGACGATCGGTACCGACTGTTCAGTTGTGTGACACCCTCGGATGGTCCGACTCAAGTGTGGAAACGTGAATGA
- the LOC138030763 gene encoding uncharacterized protein yields MDSDSDSDLVEALDAFEQIGGAAPGRFVFERLPVVERRSVRLGVRERVFQLRPRQIGAFIPRQRLTDALVQGLRTALDDLINDQDIPDGDRIYIALASNRIANAYNGWGLRAGEWRAQGPRVDALLGNLSHMLNSNEQFEMDDSFTLSFVHVRGAPTGSGYKRKHLPGHQASTRLREFKRCVLRVPQDDQHLCCPRAIALARGVHQHRDDPRRRRQWTQWNHRRMTRAAQELLEEVGLPPQPCGPEQLQQLVTAPSLQDYTLVVVDANRAYACFAYGRGDTLLGLLHEDGHYDALSSLPGFFGQDYFCSQCFQAYHHLGQHACRNNRHHCGACLQNGCPDYTEAYRQYRSAQTPCILCGRSFYGDTCLQTHRTKTHAGQPADAEHPSVCATRRQCKECHRVLRGLKEIRTHRCGYRKCSCCKNDVDVHAHRCFLQVEKTPAEERRLTRQRLSFQRILSQGLAPLLENEAAGLHAFLAGDNDEDDDDDEEPPLHVFFDIESMQVEGRHVPNLVVAETEDDDDPPVSFQGEDCLFHFLEWLETLTENGMRPLTVIAHNFKGYDSYPIIDELHRQKRQLDQIRNGGKVLQLTYPHEHTTIRFIDSLSFFQMPLSDFPKTFGLTELKKGYFPHLFNTPDHQTYVGRLPDKTFYMPDGMSVKKRRDFDTWYDDQAARQVVFDFQAELLAYCQSDVKLLKQGCLTFMRDFQARAEFNPFEQMTVASACNRYLRMHCMEEETIASEPLLGWRGRVNHSQASMEWLTWCEHHLRQRAYLALSPEEHEDHEALARAYGHYDPHHPLHRQRIQHARNEGEYRIPGTRYTVDGYDADTKTVYEFCGCFWHGCRTCHPQRTDVHPTLLDRTMDEVRALVDKKRTFLINRGYQVVTMWECAWNALKQTNQDIKDFLARQHLQAPLEPRDAFYGGRTNAVRLYAHVDEEKEEEIRYDDYTSLYPWVNKYGTYPLGHPTFLYEPDTTDLSPYFGLAKCTVLPPQRLYHPVLPYRSHDKLTFPLCRTCVEENISKPLLEKTHACHHTDEERALVGTWCTPELDVAVQKGYVIQHVHEVWHFDQQRTGLFQSYVDTWLQIKEEASGWPEGCTTPDQKQAHLDAYYAREGIRLDPTKIEKNPGLRALAKMMLNSMWGKFGQRINKTQVREFTEPQSFIEFLDSDQHDVRYVSSLTEDRVEVHYKLQTHDVLPSPNLNIFIAAFTTCHARLRLYRALDHLGERVLYFDTDSVVYLHRPGDPPLDPPRGAYLGDFKDELDAGDHIVEFCSGGPKNYGYKTKNGHVVCKVRGFSLNVEGMTQLNYEVLRQNTLDELHRPLDQPRTTRVTQSHTIQRNAKTYTLETQPSHKDYRLVYSKRVLDPTTAQTYPYGYERFTEEDLDLAQVLADLFRDE; encoded by the coding sequence ATGGATAGCGATAGTGATAGTGATTTGGTTGAAGCACTCGACGCGTTTGAACAAATTGGAGGTGCTGCTCCGGGACGTTTCGTCTTTGAAAGACTTCCTGTGGTCGAACGGCGTAGTGTCCGTCTCGGTGTTCGTGAACGCGTCTTTCAACTTCGCCCTCGACAGATTGGAGCGTTCATCCCCCGACAACGTCTCACCGATGCCCTCGTGCAAGGTCTTCGTACCGCTCTAGATGACTTAATCAACGATCAAGACATTCCCGATGGCGATCGCATTTACATCGCTCTAGCCTCCAATCGTATCGCCAATGCCTACAACGGTTGGGGACTACGGGCCGGAGAATGGCGCGCTCAAGGTCCGCGCGTGGATGCTTTACTTGGGAATCTTTCCCACATGCTCAACTCGAACGAACAATTTGAAATGGACGATTCCTTCACCCTCTCCTTCGTTCACGTACGCGGGGCTCCCACCGGTTCCggttacaaaagaaaacatttaccaGGGCATCAAGCGTCGACGCGTCTCAGAGAATTCAAGCGCTGTGTCTTGCGTGTCCCACAAGATGATCAACATCTATGCTGCCCACGCGCCATCGCTCTCGCTCGAGGGGTCCATCAACACCGAGACGATCCTCGACGTCGCCGACAATGGACCCAATGGAACCATCGTCGCATGACACGAGCGGCTCAAGAACTTCTAGAGGAAGTCGGTCTTCCTCCTCAACCCTGCGGTCCCGAACAACTTCAACAACTCGTCACCGCTCCCAGTCTTCAAGACTACACCCTCGTGGTCGTGGATGCCAACCGCGCTTATGCTTGTTTTGCTTACGGTCGTGGGGACACGTTGTTAGGACTCTTACACGAAGACGGTCATTACGATGCCTTGTCTTCCTTACCCGGGTTCTTCGGCCAAGATTACTTTTGCAGCCAATGTTTCCAAGCCTATCATCATTTGGGTCAGCACGCCTGTCGTAACAATCGACATCATTGCGGCGCCTGCTTGCAAAACGGATGCCCTGATTATACCGAGGCCTACCGACAGTACCGCTCGGCTCAGACACCCTGTATTCTCTGTGGACGTTCTTTCTACGGAGACACGTGTCTCCAAACCCATCGGACCAAGACCCACGCCGGTCAACCCGCGGATGCTGAACATCCTTCCGTCTGTGCCACCCGTCGTCAGTGTAAAGAATGTCACCGCGTATTACGTGGCCTCAAAGAGATCCGAACTCATCGGTGCGGGTATCGGAAATGTTCGTGCTGCAAGAACGACGTCGACGTCCATGCCCATCGATGTTTCTTACAAGTCGAAAAGACTCCCGCCGAAGAACGACGCTTGACACGGCAGCGACTCTCTTTCCAAAGGATCCTGAGTCAGGGACTGGCGCCTCTCTTAGAAAACGAGGCCGCTGGCTTGCACGCTTTCCTGGCGGGCGACAacgacgaagacgacgacgatgatgaggAACCACCCTTGCACGTTTTCTTTGACATTGAGAGTATGCAAGTCGAGGGACGTCACGTGCCCAATCTGGTGGTGGCCGAAACAGAAGACGACGACGATCCTCCCGTCTCGTTCCAAGGAGAGGACTGTCTCTTTCACTTTCTGGAATGGTTAGAAACACTCACCGAAAACGGAATGCGACCCCTAACAGTCATCGCTCATAATTTCAAAGGGTATGACAGTTATCCCATCATCGACGAACTCCACCGGCAAAAGAGACAACTCGACCAAATACGAAACGGTGGGAAAGTCCTCCAACTCACCTACCCTCACGAACACACCACCATACGCTTCATCGATTCGCTCTCCTTCTTCCAGATGCCGCTGAGCGATTTCCCCAAGACGTTCGGGCTCACCGAGCTCAAGAAAGGATACTTTCCACATCTGTTCAATACCCCCGACCATCAAACGTATGTAGGACGACTTCCCGACAAAACCTTCTACATGCCCGACGGCATGTCCGTCAAGAAACGTCGCGACTTTGATACCTGGTACGACGACCAAGCAGCACGACAAGTCGTCTTTGATTTCCAAGCCGAACTCTTAGCCTACTGCCAATCGGACGTGAAACTCTTGAAACAAGGATGTCTCACGTTCATGCGGGATTTTCAAGCACGCGCTGAATTCAATCCCTTTGAGCAAATGACCGTGGCTTCTGCCTGCAATCGCTACTTGCGTATGCACTGTATGGAAGAAGAGACCATCGCTTCCGAACCTCTCCTAGGATGGCGAGGTCGTGTCAATCATTCCCAAGCCTCCATGGAATGGTTGACGTGGTGCGAACACCATCTACGACAACGAGCCTACCTGGCCCTCTCGCCGGAAGAACACGAGGACCACGAAGCCCTAGCTCGTGCCTACGGCCACTACGATCCTCATCATCCCTTGCATCGCCAACGTATCCAGCATGCTCGGAACGAAGGCGAGTACCGCATCCCTGGTACCCGATACACGGTCGACGGTTACGATGCCGATACCAAGACTGTTTACGAATTCTGCGGGTGTTTCTGGCACGGATGTCGGACTTGTCATCCCCAACGCACCGACGTACATCCGACCTTACTCGATCGCACCATGGACGAGGTCCGTGCTCTCGTCGACAAGAAACGCACGTTTCTCATCAACCGTGGGTACCAAGTCGTCACCATGTGGGAATGCGCCTGGAACGCTCTCAAACAAACCAATCAAGACATCAAAGACTTTCTAGCCCGTCAACACCTCCAAGCCCCCCTGGAACCACGCGACGCTTTTTACGGGGGTCGGACCAATGCCGTACGTCTCTACGCGCACGTCGACGAGGAGAAGGAGGAAGAAATCCGATACGACGATTACACGTCCTTGTATCCTTGGGTCAACAAGTACGGCACCTATCCCTTGGGACATCCCACCTTCCTCTACGAACCCGACACCACCGATCTCTCGCCTTATTTTGGTTTGGCCAAATGTACCGTCCTTCCACCCCAACGTCTCTACCATCCCGTATTGCCTTACCGCAGTCACGACAAACTCACGTTTCCCTTATGTCGTACTTGCGTCgaagagaacatttccaaacctcttttgGAAAAGACGCATGCCTGTCATCACACGGACGAAGAACGTGCCCTCGTCGGTACTTGGTGCACCCCCGAACTCGACGTGGCTGTACAGAAAGGTTACGTCATTCAACACGTCCACGAAGTATGGCATTTCGATCAGCAACGCACGGGACTTTTCCAATCCTACGTGGATACGTGGCTCCAAATCAAAGAAGAAGCCAGCGGTTGGCCCGAAGGATGTACCACCCCGGATCAAAAACAAGCCCACCTCGATGCCTACTATGCTCGGGAAGGCATTCGTCTCGATCCCACCAAAATCGAAAAGAACCCTGGACTCCGAGCCCTGGCTAAGATGATGCTCAACTCCATGTGGGGCAAGTTCGGGCAACGGATCAACAAGACTCAGGTCCGAGAATTCACCGAACCTCAATCGTTCATCGAGTTCCTCGACAGCGATCAACACGATGTCCGTTACGTCAGTTCCCTCACCGAAGACCGGGTCGAAGTCCATTACAAACTCCAAACGCACGATGTCTTGCCTTCACCCAACCTCAACATCTTCATAGCCGCCTTCACGACCTGTCATGCCCGACTCCGTCTCTATCGAGCCCTCGATCATCTCGGGGAACGCGTCCTCTACTTCGACACCGACTCGGTCGTCTATCTCCATCGTCCTGGCGACCCACCCTTGGATCCTCCACGAGGCGCCTATCTCGGTGACTTCAAGGACGAATTGGATGCGGGCGATCACATTGTGGAATTCTGTTCGGGCGGTCCTAAGAACTACGGTTACAAGACCAAGAACGGACACGTGGTATGCAAGGTCCGCGGTTTCTCCCTCAACGTCGAAGGGATGACTCAATTGAATTACGAGGTCTTGCGTCAAAACACTCTGGATGAATTGCATCGTCCTCTAGACCAACCGCGTACCACCCGTGTCACGCAATCTCACACCATCCAAAGAAATGCCAAGACGTACACCTTGGAAACCCAGCCTTCTCACAAAGACTACCGACTCGTCTACTCCAAACGGGTCCTGGATCCCACCACGGCCCAGACCTACCCTTACGGTTACGAACGGTTCACCGAAGAGGATCTGGATCTCGCTCAAGTCTTAGCGGACCTATTTAGGGACGAGTAG